Genomic window (Psychromonas sp. L1A2):
ATTGATGCAAAATATCAATAGCATTACTAAGCGACTCGACTGGTTGTTGAGGTTTTTTTATTGAGGTTAACGTTTCAAAAATATCAGTGATAAGTAGGATATTTTGCGTTATAGAAAATTCTTTCTCTTCTAATTTAGAAGGGGAAATAACTCGTTTTAATGCAGGGTGATATGTTGAAAGATCTTTTATTTCAGTGGCTTGCTTGTGAGTTGTAGGTAATGCTTTTAGCAAATTAATAGTGTTAATAATGCTTTGATTTATCTCGAACTTATCTTCTACCGTTAAGGTGCCGTGTGGGATCGATAAATTATATAGTTCACCAAAATTGTAGAGGTGATCAGCTACTTCTATTTTGATTCCGGAATCTACTTGAGTGATATTATTACGCTTAATAATATGTTCTTTTTTATCGCTTAATAGAGTCTCTTGAGCAGGTAATTTTTGTTTTTTACCTGTTAAGTTAAGTTTTTCAATAGACGATAAGCCTAGTCTATCATCAAAGTAACGGAACCAAGTTTGCGCGCCTATTTTATGTAAGCGAAGGAGGTCTTGCTCAGTTATTTCTGTATCACCAAGATTCGCTTTGGCAACAAATCCAAAATCTCGCATTAATTGTAATTGTTGTTTAATCAGTGCTTCTTTAAGTGGTTTATTTTGTTCTGGATTAGCTCTACTTTGTTTAAAGTAGTTAATTTCAGCATCTCGCCATAGTATTTCAAAACGCATTCTAATTTCATGGATACGGTTATAACTGGCTTCTAATTTAGTTCCTTTACTGACAACTTGTTGAGCAGTTGTAAGCTTGCCATAGTGATGCGACCAAACATTACTAGAGAATTCGTTTAACATATCTTCGTTTGCTAGCTCAAAAGCAGGTGAGTCAGATTTTAAACTAGCTTTCGCTAACATGAGTCCTAATTCCGGTACTCGATTGGCATGTCCAAAGGTATAAGGCGATTTATCATCCATTGCCTGTGCGGTTTGTTTAATAAAGAGAGCTGTCATTTGCTTTTGTTGCACTTGGTATTCTTCAATTATTTGGCTCATTTCAACCATTGAACTGTTCAGCTCTTTGATCTCAGTGACACGACTTACAATATGTTGAAGCTGTGTATAATCTTGTGATTTTACTTTTTTGGTTTCGCCCAATAATGCTTTAATCGTATTCGTTAAAGGAGAAGAAAAACACCATGAGAGAATTAATAACAGTGCTAAACAGAGAGCTGAAATTTGTATTGATGTTTTGATACTTGGTAGAAGTAGGGTTTCTTTTGGTACTAAAATAGCTAAATAGCTATTAATAGTGGTTTTATCATCAACTTCAGCTACATAAGCGTAATAAGGCTTATCATTAATTATGATGCTATTAAGTTTGTTTAAGCTCGTTTGATGTAAGGCCAATTCAGTTAATTCTGGATAAGGGATAAATGATAGTTTATCGGTATTATTGAGTTCTATGAGCTTTTGATTTGACCCTAATAAATGACCTGTACCATTAAATAAATAAATCTCATCTAATAATTGATTTTGATTATTATCATTTGTTTTTTGCACGAACTCTGAGAATGGATCTAAGGTGATATCTATTGCTAATACTGTTTTTGTATGGGGGATAGTGATTGAGGAGGTTTGACCTAACGAAGAAGAGTTCGCTAGAGGAAATAGTTTAGACTTATTCGTTGTTAGTATTTTAGCCTCTTTATACCAAGAAAGGTTTGTCACGTTATCATCTGTCGTTTCTTGATGTTGGCTAATAAAATGAAACGTGTCGTCGAAATAAGAAAATTGACGTATTTTCTGATCCCCTTGCTTTGCAATTGATACTAGTAACCATGTTGCTGATTCTACTTTAGGCAAGTCCTGATTATTTTGTGGCTTATTTAAATGTATTAATTGTTGTAAGTCACCATTTTTAAATCCAAGAGAGATTGAATTATATGATTTATTTTCTTCCATTATATTAGCAAATAATTGTAGTGCATCAGGGTGTAATTTCTGATTAATGATTAATTTATTAAACTTGGAAAGTAGAGTGCTGTAGTGATTTATTACGTTATCTTTCTGTTTAATGTTATTACTAATAATAAGCGCTTTAGTATTAAAAAGTTGTAAAGCTGATTTTTGTGCAATTGATTGGCTAGTATAATATTGTAGGCCGATGGCGACAGTAGTGACCAAAAAACAAAGGAAGA
Coding sequences:
- a CDS encoding HD domain-containing phosphohydrolase; this translates as MSSKTKKTTRSIRFTLIRTFIFLCFLVTTVAIGLQYYTSQSIAQKSALQLFNTKALIISNNIKQKDNVINHYSTLLSKFNKLIINQKLHPDALQLFANIMEENKSYNSISLGFKNGDLQQLIHLNKPQNNQDLPKVESATWLLVSIAKQGDQKIRQFSYFDDTFHFISQHQETTDDNVTNLSWYKEAKILTTNKSKLFPLANSSSLGQTSSITIPHTKTVLAIDITLDPFSEFVQKTNDNNQNQLLDEIYLFNGTGHLLGSNQKLIELNNTDKLSFIPYPELTELALHQTSLNKLNSIIINDKPYYAYVAEVDDKTTINSYLAILVPKETLLLPSIKTSIQISALCLALLLILSWCFSSPLTNTIKALLGETKKVKSQDYTQLQHIVSRVTEIKELNSSMVEMSQIIEEYQVQQKQMTALFIKQTAQAMDDKSPYTFGHANRVPELGLMLAKASLKSDSPAFELANEDMLNEFSSNVWSHHYGKLTTAQQVVSKGTKLEASYNRIHEIRMRFEILWRDAEINYFKQSRANPEQNKPLKEALIKQQLQLMRDFGFVAKANLGDTEITEQDLLRLHKIGAQTWFRYFDDRLGLSSIEKLNLTGKKQKLPAQETLLSDKKEHIIKRNNITQVDSGIKIEVADHLYNFGELYNLSIPHGTLTVEDKFEINQSIINTINLLKALPTTHKQATEIKDLSTYHPALKRVISPSKLEEKEFSITQNILLITDIFETLTSIKKPQQPVESLSNAIDILHQLAIDQIIDINLFKLFLSSGVYIKYANKFLHETQIGEVEISKYLN